One segment of Ignavibacteria bacterium DNA contains the following:
- a CDS encoding DUF1800 domain-containing protein, whose protein sequence is MIDLAPRTSPLNVEDAMHVIRRTTLHPTWATAAAIVGKTPVEAVNALIDAVEPPPTPPSWAGTPPEFNDFAAAAKLWPELQQWWMNRAITLPSLRERLVMLWQNTFSTDYITVYAGQWMVKQSQTIRAQAFDFKALATSMVSDPAILRYLSGDQSIKGNPNENFAREWFELFTLGVGNYSERDVVEAARAFTGWRISGNDGVYNRGLADLGEKTVLGQTGSWEWGDVVRITFEQDACARWVARKLLMTFVEFAPSAEDIQAVAELVKQHSYDLKPVLRTLLVSNHFFDPARRGALIKSPADLVVGLASVLNATNVDRTYAISSMTKLTQEPYYPPTVEGWKGHHAWITSSTFPQRQRYAESFIDGRQTGSSSKLTDSAGAPLTPDVVALIRSLPNNDDAVKVVENVTKLLLPIPTTQEQRDVLLEIMLAGAQAYEWDINAQSAVQRVKFLLQAIVRMPEFQLM, encoded by the coding sequence ATGATCGATCTCGCACCACGCACAAGTCCACTGAACGTGGAAGATGCAATGCACGTGATACGGAGAACAACACTCCACCCAACGTGGGCGACCGCAGCAGCGATCGTCGGAAAAACACCGGTTGAAGCCGTTAATGCTCTGATCGATGCCGTGGAGCCCCCTCCAACACCTCCATCATGGGCCGGTACGCCTCCGGAATTCAATGACTTTGCCGCTGCTGCTAAATTGTGGCCTGAGCTTCAACAATGGTGGATGAATAGGGCCATCACGCTTCCATCGCTACGGGAGCGGCTCGTGATGCTGTGGCAGAATACGTTCTCCACGGACTATATCACGGTCTATGCCGGACAATGGATGGTGAAACAGAGCCAGACCATCCGAGCACAGGCATTCGATTTCAAGGCGCTCGCCACAAGTATGGTCTCAGACCCAGCGATCCTCCGCTACCTGAGTGGGGATCAAAGCATCAAGGGAAATCCGAACGAGAACTTCGCACGCGAATGGTTCGAACTCTTCACGTTAGGTGTGGGGAATTATTCTGAGCGAGATGTAGTGGAGGCTGCCCGCGCCTTTACCGGATGGCGTATCTCAGGGAATGATGGTGTCTATAATCGTGGGCTTGCAGATCTCGGCGAAAAGACCGTTCTCGGTCAGACAGGATCGTGGGAATGGGGCGATGTGGTTCGTATCACGTTTGAGCAAGATGCCTGTGCACGTTGGGTTGCTCGCAAACTGCTCATGACCTTTGTTGAGTTCGCTCCAAGTGCCGAAGATATTCAAGCTGTAGCAGAACTTGTGAAGCAGCATTCCTATGATCTGAAGCCTGTTTTGAGAACTCTGCTTGTGTCGAATCATTTCTTCGACCCTGCACGTCGCGGTGCACTCATCAAGAGTCCGGCAGATCTCGTGGTTGGCTTGGCCTCGGTACTCAATGCAACCAATGTTGACCGTACGTATGCGATCTCGTCAATGACCAAATTGACGCAAGAGCCCTACTATCCGCCTACCGTGGAAGGCTGGAAGGGCCACCATGCATGGATCACGAGCTCAACCTTCCCTCAACGCCAGCGATATGCCGAGAGCTTCATTGATGGACGTCAAACAGGCAGCTCGTCGAAACTCACGGACAGTGCAGGAGCCCCGTTGACGCCGGATGTAGTGGCACTTATTCGAAGTCTACCAAACAACGACGATGCTGTAAAGGTGGTTGAGAACGTCACCAAACTTCTCCTGCCAATTCCAACTACCCAGGAACAGCGTGACGTCCTACTGGAGATCATGCTCGCCGGTGCCCAGGCCTATGAATGGGACATCAACGCTCAGTCCGCCGTCCAACGTGTGAAGTTCCTGTTGCAAGCCATCGTCCGTATGCCCGAATTCCAGTTGATGTAA
- a CDS encoding DUF1501 domain-containing protein produces MNRRKFLSTAGLTGVAVTTLPTMIDSFAVRALAGGDPRLEQLLEAQDRILVLIQLPGGNDGLNTVIPYTNPLYYENRPTIGIPKNKALKLNDTLGWHPAMSGMRDLFEGGELAVVQGVTYPNSDRSHFRGTDIWLTATDADVFGSTGWVGRYMQTLAPNYPTELPEHPLAVQIGTSTSLGLLGTTGPMGISFRDPDEFYRLVNGGGGNEEVPSSAQGDTPAGREVTFMRNIARSADVYASVVKKANDDAGTSTVTYPTSDIGAKLRVVSQLVAGGLKSRIFLISWAGNNFDTHANQTSTTDPTLGAHAGLLGELSGAVSAFMQDMKNRGFGDKISGMTFSEFGRRVAENGSVGTDHGTAAPLFVFGAQVNGGVYGKDPNLMELDDRGDLLMENDYRDVYASVLLQWFGVSTTKAQDVLFRDFSSKALPLFKSPVSVQDESSSRVGFISVGPNPAVDHVVVRVRVDSTASAAITVSDMRGKELRTSSIDSWTGVGTIDLSGLTSGTYVLTLKADRAVTHTFVNITR; encoded by the coding sequence ATGAACCGCAGAAAATTCCTTAGCACGGCTGGACTCACCGGAGTGGCCGTAACCACACTGCCAACGATGATCGATTCGTTCGCCGTACGAGCATTGGCAGGGGGCGACCCACGACTCGAACAGTTGCTCGAAGCACAGGATCGGATCTTGGTCTTGATCCAATTGCCGGGTGGCAATGATGGACTCAATACGGTGATACCGTATACGAATCCGTTGTACTACGAAAACCGCCCAACGATCGGTATCCCAAAGAACAAGGCGCTCAAGCTCAACGACACGTTGGGTTGGCATCCTGCGATGTCGGGCATGCGAGATCTCTTTGAAGGGGGCGAGCTCGCCGTTGTTCAGGGTGTGACCTATCCGAACTCTGATAGATCACACTTCCGAGGTACTGATATCTGGCTCACAGCAACAGATGCCGATGTGTTCGGCTCCACGGGATGGGTTGGACGGTATATGCAGACCCTTGCTCCGAACTATCCAACGGAACTTCCGGAACATCCATTGGCAGTTCAGATCGGTACATCAACATCTCTTGGACTGCTTGGAACCACCGGCCCAATGGGCATCAGCTTCCGAGACCCGGATGAATTCTACCGTCTCGTGAATGGCGGAGGGGGCAACGAGGAAGTCCCAAGTAGCGCGCAAGGTGATACTCCGGCCGGACGTGAAGTGACGTTCATGCGCAACATCGCACGCAGTGCCGATGTGTATGCGTCAGTCGTGAAAAAGGCAAACGATGATGCAGGGACCTCAACGGTTACCTATCCGACGTCGGATATCGGTGCAAAACTTCGCGTAGTATCGCAGTTAGTTGCCGGTGGCTTGAAGTCGCGGATCTTCTTGATCTCCTGGGCCGGCAACAACTTCGATACCCATGCCAACCAAACCTCCACAACGGACCCAACGTTGGGTGCCCATGCCGGACTTCTTGGTGAACTCAGCGGTGCTGTGTCGGCCTTTATGCAGGACATGAAGAACCGCGGGTTTGGTGACAAGATCTCGGGCATGACCTTCTCCGAGTTCGGACGTAGAGTTGCTGAAAACGGCAGCGTAGGTACTGACCACGGTACAGCCGCACCTCTCTTCGTTTTCGGTGCGCAAGTGAACGGCGGTGTCTATGGTAAGGATCCAAACTTGATGGAACTCGATGATCGTGGCGATCTCCTCATGGAGAACGACTATCGTGATGTGTATGCCAGTGTACTTCTGCAGTGGTTCGGTGTCTCAACCACAAAGGCGCAGGATGTATTGTTCCGCGACTTCAGCTCAAAAGCACTGCCGTTATTCAAGAGTCCGGTGAGCGTGCAAGATGAATCGTCATCTCGTGTTGGCTTCATCAGCGTTGGTCCTAATCCAGCAGTGGACCATGTTGTTGTGCGCGTGCGGGTTGATTCCACGGCAAGTGCAGCTATTACAGTCAGCGACATGCGTGGTAAAGAACTTCGGACGTCCTCCATCGATAGTTGGACCGGCGTTGGCACCATCGACCTCAGCGGTCTCACCTCGGGCACGTACGTCCTAACGCTCAAGGCCGACCGTGCCGTTACCCACACCTTTGTGAACATTACTCGGTGA
- a CDS encoding T9SS type A sorting domain-containing protein produces the protein MFLPAPRSLLTVGQAGKFTATINTEQYATPWYRLVFVRQATSVDVAEESNGVRVSPNPIDGGNLNIEFPVGASRVRVSDVTGAEVLVHAVTGTNVSMDVSRLPAGAYMVTVLNGTTVLGTTPIIVR, from the coding sequence GTGTTTCTTCCGGCGCCCCGATCATTGTTGACCGTAGGTCAGGCGGGAAAATTCACGGCAACGATCAATACCGAACAGTACGCCACGCCATGGTACCGCCTGGTATTCGTTCGTCAAGCAACGAGTGTTGACGTGGCTGAAGAATCGAATGGTGTGCGCGTCTCACCAAATCCGATCGATGGAGGCAACCTCAACATTGAATTCCCCGTGGGGGCTTCTCGTGTTCGAGTAAGTGATGTGACTGGGGCAGAGGTGCTTGTTCACGCAGTAACTGGAACAAACGTCTCTATGGATGTGTCTAGGCTCCCAGCGGGCGCATATATGGTGACTGTGCTGAACGGGACAACCGTTCTCGGTACAACTCCAATTATCGTCCGCTAA
- the carA gene encoding glutamine-hydrolyzing carbamoyl-phosphate synthase small subunit has protein sequence MTAVLALENGMTIEGEAIGAIGAECSGELVFNTAMTGYQEVLTDPSYKGQVVTFTYPHIGNYGVNEDDVESSGIQASGLVVHELSPVVSNFRANRSLQSYLESNTIAGIEGVDTRMIVRILRTEGAMRCVIAHGENLDHKELVERARNIPSMNGLDLTPLVTTQAPYHWANGEETEWDYRPEQRGAGSRKRVVAMDFGIKRNILRRLSHHGCDVTVVPATATAAEILSYEPDGVFLSNGPGDPSAVTVAIQTVKDLLGKKPIFGICLGHQILSLAVGATTYKLKFGHRGANHPVKNMKSGSIEITSQNHGFAVDPATLPANAIMTHVNLNDNTCAGIALTDMPAFAVQYHPEASPGPHDSDYLFDEFVRMM, from the coding sequence ATGACGGCAGTTCTCGCCCTTGAAAACGGCATGACCATCGAGGGGGAGGCCATTGGTGCCATCGGAGCAGAATGCTCTGGTGAACTGGTGTTCAATACCGCAATGACGGGCTATCAGGAAGTGCTCACAGACCCTTCGTACAAGGGGCAGGTGGTCACGTTCACCTACCCGCATATCGGCAACTACGGTGTGAATGAAGATGATGTAGAGTCTTCCGGCATCCAAGCCTCTGGCCTGGTGGTGCACGAGCTATCTCCAGTTGTCTCCAACTTCCGTGCAAACCGCTCGCTCCAGAGTTATCTCGAATCCAACACCATTGCCGGTATCGAGGGCGTGGACACACGGATGATCGTACGCATCCTTCGAACCGAGGGGGCTATGCGGTGTGTGATCGCTCACGGAGAGAACCTGGATCACAAGGAGCTTGTGGAGCGGGCTCGCAATATCCCGTCCATGAATGGACTTGATCTCACTCCTCTTGTGACCACGCAAGCCCCTTACCACTGGGCCAATGGGGAAGAGACTGAATGGGATTATCGTCCGGAACAGCGAGGAGCAGGCTCACGCAAGCGAGTTGTAGCCATGGACTTTGGAATTAAGCGGAACATCCTGCGTCGCCTGAGCCACCACGGCTGCGATGTGACAGTGGTTCCGGCCACTGCTACGGCTGCGGAGATCTTGTCGTATGAACCAGATGGTGTGTTCCTTAGCAACGGCCCCGGAGACCCTTCGGCCGTGACCGTTGCCATCCAGACCGTGAAGGACCTTCTCGGAAAGAAGCCGATCTTCGGTATCTGCCTTGGACATCAGATCCTCTCTCTTGCTGTGGGCGCTACCACGTATAAACTCAAGTTCGGTCACCGAGGGGCAAACCATCCCGTAAAGAATATGAAGTCCGGCTCGATCGAGATCACATCGCAGAACCACGGCTTCGCCGTGGACCCTGCTACCCTGCCAGCAAATGCCATCATGACCCACGTGAACCTCAACGACAATACTTGCGCCGGGATCGCCCTCACCGATATGCCGGCCTTCGCAGTGCAGTACCACCCTGAAGCAAGCCCCGGACCACACGATTCAGACTACCTGTTCGATGAGTTTGTGAGGATGATGTAA
- a CDS encoding acyltransferase produces the protein MPRPPVPTARTPIPELTGLRTIAAGLVFAGHVLEPHAAWTPLFVQFGWVGVNIFFALSGFLFTKLYMEELEQGTFSYRTYMVKRVIRIYPVTTLVLIASIIGSGTVYWVDALAHFTLIHGWFPQFRSTINAPMWTLTVEESFYLVSPVGIFLAAGLSRMWSRYTVRKDHKMIWLQLAALLLVLWIFSFALSRGLVLHYLETRLFLVDTWDNGAYTFTFLGRLSDFVAGMLAAVAMRHTASVQQRATGISLVLGTALMFACIVFIDSVGGPVLMAKHKMGIVAGHTIALASALIIIGVQGNNPVRWILSRRWMVLLGNASFSLYLIHFMPIPGMPQLSLGIQTTLEAAGLHPVAAWALNYSALNAVAIAIFLLFERPTSKYLRKRAFR, from the coding sequence ATGCCCCGCCCCCCAGTTCCAACCGCACGAACCCCAATACCCGAGCTCACGGGTCTTAGGACGATCGCAGCAGGGCTGGTCTTTGCCGGGCATGTTCTGGAGCCTCATGCCGCCTGGACGCCGCTGTTTGTCCAATTCGGCTGGGTTGGGGTGAACATCTTCTTTGCCCTCTCCGGCTTCTTGTTCACCAAACTCTACATGGAAGAGCTGGAACAAGGGACGTTCTCCTACCGGACCTACATGGTCAAGCGGGTCATCCGCATCTATCCGGTCACCACCCTAGTACTCATTGCCTCCATCATTGGCTCAGGTACGGTGTATTGGGTGGATGCCTTGGCCCATTTTACGCTCATCCATGGCTGGTTTCCGCAATTCCGATCCACGATCAACGCCCCGATGTGGACACTCACGGTAGAAGAATCGTTCTACCTGGTTTCCCCGGTTGGGATCTTCCTGGCTGCCGGCCTCTCACGGATGTGGAGCAGGTATACGGTCCGCAAGGACCACAAAATGATCTGGCTTCAACTCGCAGCCCTCCTCCTTGTGCTCTGGATCTTCTCGTTCGCTCTTTCTAGGGGGCTTGTCCTGCACTATTTGGAGACGAGACTGTTCCTTGTAGACACCTGGGACAACGGCGCCTACACATTCACATTCTTGGGTCGACTCTCAGATTTCGTTGCAGGCATGCTCGCCGCTGTGGCGATGCGCCACACGGCATCGGTGCAGCAACGCGCTACCGGTATTTCCCTCGTGCTCGGGACCGCCCTGATGTTCGCCTGTATCGTGTTCATCGACTCCGTGGGCGGCCCCGTCCTCATGGCAAAACACAAGATGGGTATCGTTGCCGGACACACCATTGCACTTGCCAGCGCCTTGATCATCATTGGAGTACAGGGAAACAACCCCGTCCGGTGGATCCTCTCCCGTCGGTGGATGGTCCTCCTCGGCAACGCTTCGTTCTCGCTCTACCTCATTCACTTCATGCCTATCCCGGGCATGCCACAGCTTAGCTTGGGTATTCAAACAACCCTGGAAGCTGCCGGTCTTCACCCCGTGGCAGCATGGGCCTTGAACTACTCGGCTCTTAACGCTGTAGCTATCGCCATCTTCCTGCTGTTTGAACGGCCAACATCGAAGTACCTGCGCAAACGGGCTTTCCGTTAG
- the secE gene encoding preprotein translocase subunit SecE, translating into MIEGIRQFFTEVNKEMKKVSWPTRDQLQESTMVVVVTCLIIAAIVFIIDQGMTFVMKSIY; encoded by the coding sequence ATGATAGAAGGCATACGTCAGTTTTTCACGGAAGTGAACAAGGAGATGAAGAAAGTCTCCTGGCCAACCCGTGACCAGCTGCAAGAGAGCACAATGGTAGTAGTGGTGACGTGTTTGATCATCGCCGCTATTGTGTTCATCATCGATCAAGGCATGACATTCGTCATGAAGTCGATCTACTGA
- the nusG gene encoding transcription termination/antitermination factor NusG has translation MLDAAQTQTIEPKWYALRTFTGHEAKVKTAIELEMQRLGLENRVRSIVIPMETVYEVRNGKRRTKVKNFLPGYILVELSLDKRLKEVILSLPSIVSFVGTKTEPQALQKDEVDRILGRVEERKDISTVETAFREGDPVKVIDGPFANFNGTVKEINIEKQKLKVEVGILGRKTPIELDFGQVELENH, from the coding sequence ATGCTTGACGCAGCGCAGACACAGACGATCGAACCGAAGTGGTACGCCCTTCGCACCTTCACCGGCCACGAGGCTAAGGTGAAGACGGCTATTGAACTTGAGATGCAACGTCTCGGGTTGGAGAACCGTGTTCGCAGCATCGTGATCCCTATGGAAACGGTGTACGAAGTGCGCAACGGCAAGCGTCGCACGAAGGTCAAGAATTTCCTTCCGGGGTACATCCTTGTGGAGCTGTCATTGGACAAGCGCCTCAAGGAAGTGATCCTTTCGCTTCCGTCCATTGTGAGCTTTGTTGGGACCAAGACGGAACCGCAGGCATTGCAGAAGGACGAAGTGGACCGGATCCTTGGCCGCGTAGAGGAACGCAAGGACATCTCCACTGTTGAGACGGCATTCCGCGAAGGCGATCCCGTAAAGGTGATCGACGGACCGTTTGCGAACTTCAACGGAACGGTCAAAGAGATCAACATCGAAAAGCAGAAACTCAAGGTCGAAGTCGGGATCCTGGGTCGCAAGACGCCGATCGAACTCGATTTTGGACAAGTCGAATTGGAAAACCATTAA
- the rplK gene encoding 50S ribosomal protein L11 — MAKKVMGTFKLQLKAGEATMAPPVGPAFGQRGLPGMEFVKQFNAKSAKQPGMILPVLVTFFSDKSFTFEIKSPPASILLIKATGVAKGSAQSHRDKVGKVTREQLAEIAKIKMQDLNCATEESAISMIAGTARSMGIVVEG, encoded by the coding sequence ATGGCAAAGAAAGTCATGGGCACCTTCAAGCTTCAGCTTAAAGCAGGTGAAGCAACGATGGCGCCTCCCGTAGGTCCGGCATTCGGACAGCGCGGTCTCCCGGGTATGGAATTCGTGAAGCAGTTCAATGCGAAGTCGGCCAAGCAGCCGGGCATGATCCTGCCGGTTCTTGTTACGTTCTTCAGCGACAAGAGCTTCACGTTTGAGATCAAGTCTCCTCCTGCCTCCATCCTCCTCATCAAGGCCACGGGCGTTGCAAAGGGTTCTGCCCAATCGCATCGCGACAAGGTTGGCAAGGTCACGCGCGAGCAGCTCGCCGAGATCGCCAAGATCAAGATGCAGGATCTCAACTGTGCAACTGAAGAGAGTGCCATCAGCATGATCGCAGGAACAGCACGCTCGATGGGCATCGTTGTGGAAGGCTAA
- a CDS encoding 50S ribosomal protein L1 — protein sequence MAQGKRYKKAAASINRALAHDFKKAVELVKTNATAKFDESFEVAMNLGVDPRKADQLVRGTVALPHGTGKSVRVLVVAKGPKDKEALDAGADYAGFSEYIEKLQGGWADIDIIIATPDVMGEVGKLGRVLGPRGLMPNPKSGTVTFDVAKAVAEVKAGKIEFRVDKAGNIHASVGKCSFDVNKLVDNVQLFVGTVIRAKPSSAKGKYVKSISFSSTMGPSVRVDEQSLGADL from the coding sequence ATGGCACAAGGGAAGCGATACAAGAAGGCAGCTGCGTCGATCAATCGCGCGCTTGCTCATGATTTCAAGAAGGCTGTTGAACTCGTCAAGACAAATGCCACAGCCAAGTTCGACGAGTCGTTCGAAGTAGCAATGAACCTCGGCGTTGATCCGCGTAAGGCAGATCAGCTCGTTCGCGGTACGGTTGCACTTCCACACGGTACAGGTAAGAGTGTTCGAGTTCTTGTTGTGGCAAAAGGCCCGAAGGACAAGGAAGCTCTCGATGCCGGTGCGGACTATGCAGGTTTCTCCGAGTATATCGAGAAGCTTCAAGGGGGCTGGGCAGATATCGACATCATCATCGCAACTCCGGATGTGATGGGTGAGGTTGGTAAGCTCGGTCGCGTACTCGGACCTCGCGGTTTGATGCCAAATCCGAAGAGCGGCACGGTTACGTTCGATGTAGCCAAGGCAGTTGCCGAAGTGAAGGCCGGTAAGATCGAGTTCCGCGTGGACAAGGCCGGAAACATCCACGCTTCGGTGGGTAAGTGCTCGTTCGACGTTAACAAGCTCGTAGACAATGTTCAGCTGTTCGTTGGTACGGTTATCCGTGCCAAGCCGTCATCAGCCAAGGGCAAGTATGTCAAGAGCATCTCGTTCAGCTCCACAATGGGACCAAGTGTTCGTGTAGACGAACAATCCCTGGGCGCTGACCTTTAA
- a CDS encoding 50S ribosomal protein L10 has product MITKEQKKVVVAELADMLREATSLYFVDFTGMTVATDQAFRNELRKKGVTMRVAKNTLIIRALADVGGYDIEDSKFAGQTAVIFGGADPIAPAKIIRQYFEKGEKPKLKVAVVEGQVFDGTQLKQVSELPTREDLISAMIGSIHAPISGIVGSINAVMRDVASLVEEVAKKKAA; this is encoded by the coding sequence ATGATCACGAAAGAGCAAAAAAAGGTCGTCGTCGCTGAACTCGCGGACATGCTTCGCGAAGCAACGAGCCTCTACTTCGTGGACTTCACCGGTATGACCGTTGCAACGGACCAAGCGTTCCGCAACGAGCTACGGAAGAAGGGCGTCACGATGCGGGTTGCTAAGAACACCCTCATCATTCGCGCTCTTGCTGACGTCGGTGGCTACGATATCGAGGATTCGAAGTTTGCAGGTCAGACGGCAGTGATCTTCGGAGGTGCAGACCCTATCGCCCCGGCCAAGATCATTCGTCAATACTTTGAGAAGGGCGAAAAGCCAAAGCTCAAGGTGGCGGTGGTCGAAGGTCAGGTATTCGATGGCACGCAACTCAAGCAAGTGTCCGAGCTCCCAACACGTGAGGACCTCATCTCCGCAATGATAGGCAGCATCCACGCCCCGATCTCGGGTATCGTTGGAAGCATCAATGCCGTTATGCGCGATGTGGCATCCCTCGTGGAAGAGGTCGCAAAGAAGAAGGCTGCGTAA
- the rplL gene encoding 50S ribosomal protein L7/L12, with amino-acid sequence MSAIVDELVEKIGALTLVEAADLKKALEDKFGVTASAPMMMAAAPGAAAAAVEEKTEFDVELTDAGAQKLNVIKVVREVTGLGLKEAKDLVEGAPKIVKEAAPKADAEALKKKLEEAGAKVTLK; translated from the coding sequence ATGTCAGCAATCGTTGATGAACTCGTAGAAAAGATCGGTGCCCTTACACTTGTTGAAGCTGCCGACCTCAAGAAGGCACTCGAAGACAAGTTCGGTGTAACAGCTTCTGCTCCTATGATGATGGCCGCAGCCCCTGGCGCAGCCGCAGCAGCAGTAGAAGAGAAGACGGAATTCGACGTAGAACTCACAGACGCTGGTGCACAAAAGCTCAACGTTATCAAGGTTGTACGCGAAGTGACCGGTCTTGGCCTCAAGGAAGCAAAGGACCTCGTAGAAGGCGCTCCAAAGATCGTCAAGGAAGCCGCACCGAAGGCCGATGCCGAAGCTCTCAAGAAGAAGCTCGAAGAAGCAGGCGCCAAGGTTACACTCAAGTAA